One region of Manis pentadactyla isolate mManPen7 chromosome 9, mManPen7.hap1, whole genome shotgun sequence genomic DNA includes:
- the LOC118909675 gene encoding olfactory receptor 9I1, whose amino-acid sequence MAKSNLTTVTKFILVGFTDHPMLEIPLFLTFLGFYLVTLLGNVGMMILIQLDVQLHTPMYFLLSHLSLLDACYTSVITPQILATLVTSKMVISYGQCAVQFFFFTVCAGTECFLLAAMAYDRYVAISNPLLYTVAMNPRICWSLVGGAYVCGVSGAILRTTCTFTLSFCDNNQINFFFCDLPPLLKLACSDTTNPEMVIVFFGNFVILANALVILISYLLIIKAILRVKSSGGRAKTFSTCASHLAAVALFFGTLIFMYLRSGSGKSLEEDKVVSVFYTVVIPMLNPLIYSLRNKDVKTAFRKVTGRFQVAQSM is encoded by the coding sequence ATGGCCAAGAGCAATCTCACCACAGTAACCAAGTTTATTCTCGTGGGCTTTACTGACCATCCCATGTTGGAAATTCCCCTCTTCCTGACGTTTCTTGGTTTCTATCTGGTCACCCTTCTGGGAAACGTAGGGATGATGATTCTGATCCAATTGGATGTCCAGCTCCACACCCCAATGTACTTCCTCCTGAGCCACCTCTCCCTGCTGGATGCCTGCTACACCTCAGTCATCACCCCTCAGATCCTGGCCACGCTGGTCACAAGCAAGATGGTCATCTCCTACGGCCAATGTGCTGTCCAGTTCTTTTTCTTCACCGTCTGTGCAGGTACAGAGTGTTTCCTACTGGCagccatggcctatgaccgctatgttgctATTAGCAACCCACTGCTCTACACTGTGGCCATGAACCCCAGAATCTGCTGGAGTTTGGTGGGGGGGGCCTATGTCTGTGGTGTGTCTGGGGCCATCCTGCGTACCACGTGCACCTTCACCCTCTCCTTCTGTGACAACAACCAGATAAACTTCTTCTTCTGTGACCTCCCGCCCTTGCTAAAGCTTGCCTGTAGTGATACCACAAACCCTGAGATGGTCATTGTCTTCTTCGGCAACTTTGTGATTTTGGCCAATGCCTTGGTCATCCTGATTTCCTACCTGCTCATCATCAAGGCCATTTTGAGAGTGAAGTCTTCAGGTGGCAGGGCCAAGACTTTCTCCACGTGTGCCTCCCACCTCGCTGCTGTGGCCCTTTTCTTTGGGACGCTCATCTTCATGTATCTGCGGAGTGGCTCGGGCAAATCCCTGGAGGAAGACAAGGTTGTGTCTGTCTTCTACACAGTGGTCATCCCCATGCTGAACCCTCTGATTTATAGCCTGAGAAACAAGGACGTGAAAACAGCCTTCAGAAAGGTCACTGGTAGATTCCAGGTGGCCCAGAGCATGTAG